Part of the Bacillus clarus genome, ATTGATGAACTTCTGAAGGACTTCGCCTGCAAAGCGTGTTTTCAAATCGAAAAAGCTTTCGCTTAGTAGAGATTTGTTTATAATGATGTGATTGCATCCTGCTTCATATTGTACGGTTGCCATAAGATCCAATGCTGACTGAACATCGCATATTAATATCTTACTGCTTCTCACGACGGCAATATTTCCCC contains:
- a CDS encoding DUF4180 domain-containing protein, translated to MNIEKVEVDGGNIAVVRSSKILICDVQSALDLMATVQYEAGCNHIIINKSLLSESFFDLKTRFAGEVLQKFINYRVKVAFIGDFSAYSSQSLKDFIYECNIGNDFFFLPTEQQAIEKLSTLK